A part of Dreissena polymorpha isolate Duluth1 chromosome 13, UMN_Dpol_1.0, whole genome shotgun sequence genomic DNA contains:
- the LOC127855070 gene encoding uncharacterized protein LOC127855070 yields the protein MKLIKALTALGCVLCVSGSGGNVLVNLFQTEIKDCLTENGILPVFHKDTFVRLILATVQNAETFRNVMKCAALRVKLDPKHTLHSTMHLFDINVTPDIVSNMYSNTHLDDWNCLQGSLVTSQCIDMTPLGTSCRERLLTANATCTQLMSTWNCTGAVNAIIQNVVMMMFGKCLYDTSDMSTSITKTTVLTMDHLPTTSPLPDIELIFESGFIKCSVQMFASEFMSLPFLFPPSQQTLDDILFEADNDVNVTARHERIKGIFCSKVADWTSCVQNRLRTDTGNKINKWLSPFVNIDGLGLQMKTYCDKSHQVTSMYVCTLAKTKNSTCNGGIMDVLDEISTKPFDPNQYGDKCGELRRRIKCRVTELSGCNMEYASTMDLFLNGLLKDDCKAGANFTESLDNGGRGDSTSKPSGQGGRNGAGSNKVARSLTMTIVLLAVGFVAVMRK from the exons ATGAAGTTAATCAAAGCACTGACCGCACTGGGTTGTGTTCTGTGTGTGTCGGGTTCAGGAGGCAACGtgcttgtgaatctgtttcaaacgGAGATAAAGGACTGTCTCACCGAGAATGGAATACTGCCAGTCTTTCATAAAGACACATTTGTGAGACTTATCCTCGCAACGGTTCAGAATGCTGA GACCTTTCGAAACGTAATGAAATGCGCAGCGTTACGGGTGAAGTTGGATCCGAAGCACACGTTGCACAGCACCATGCATCTGTTTGATATCAACGTCACCCCAGATATCGTGAGCAACATGTATAGTAACA CCCATTTGGATGACTGGAATTGTCTCCAGGGGAGCCTTGTTAcgtcacaatgcattgatatgaCACCATTAGGGACAAGCTGCAG GGAGCGTCTTCTAACAGCCAACGCCACTTGCACTCAATTGATGTCCACGTGGAACTGCACGGGCGCCGTGAACGCCATTATACAGAACGTCGTCATGATGATGTTCGGGAAATGCCTCTACGATACCAGTGACAT GAGCACATCAATCACCAAGACGACGGTTCTTACCATGGATCATTTACCAACTACCTCACCTCTTCCGGACATTGAACTGATTTTTGAGTCCGGTTTTATCAAGTGTTCTGTGCAAATGTTCGCCTCAGAGTTTATGAGTCTTCCCTTTCTTTTCCCACCTTCACAGCAGACGCTGGACGACATCTTGTTTGAGGCAGATAATGATGTCAATGTCACGGCCAGACACGAGCGAATCAAGGGAATATTCTGCAG CAAAGTAGCGGACTGGACGTCATGTGTTCAAAATCGTCTGCGGACGGACACCGGAAATAAGATCAACAAATGGTTAAGCCCGTTCGTCAACATAGATGGTCTCGGGCTACAGATGAAAACCTACTGTGACAAAAGTCATC AGGTTACATCGATGTACGTCTGCACGCTGGCCAAGACAAAGAACAGCACGTGCAATGGAGGTATCATGGATGTGCTCGACGAAATCAGCACGAAACCTTTCGACCCGAACCAGTACGGTGATAAGTGTGG AGAGTTGCGACGAAGGATAAAGTGCAGGGTGACCGAGCTATCCGGGTGTAACATGGAGTATGCATCAACCATGGACTTGTTTCTGAATGGTCTGCTAAAAGATGACTGCAAAGCGGGGGCCAACTTTACA GAAAGCCTCGACAATGGAGGCAGAGGCGACTCGACCTCAAAACCGTCGGGTCAAGGAGGCAGGAATGGCGCTGGCTCTAACAAGGTCGCACGTAGTCTGACCATGACAATAGTGCTGCTTGCTGTGGGCTTCGTTGCCGTGATGAGAAAGTAA